The following proteins come from a genomic window of Pirellula staleyi DSM 6068:
- a CDS encoding OmpH family outer membrane protein: protein MNPFLRTFAASSCLLLIGSIALAQEADSKVQPPQTSSTGVATLNVDRLIKEFPGIQDRLEPLRAEAKKLEETIQIRQIELESVQSQLRKTQPGSGEFVKLQQQFLKLNGELQQMVARERGNLQMQEAKVLLGVFREVDDVVKKLAKERGYKLVIRQQSTSFDDEQPLPEIMKTLNRIVFFEEGIDITDDVLAACAKKPVQP, encoded by the coding sequence ATGAATCCTTTCCTTCGCACCTTCGCCGCCAGCAGCTGCTTGTTGCTCATCGGCTCTATCGCACTGGCGCAAGAGGCAGACTCCAAGGTTCAGCCTCCCCAGACAAGCAGCACCGGCGTGGCGACGCTGAATGTCGATCGTCTGATCAAAGAGTTTCCCGGAATCCAGGATCGCCTCGAACCGCTCCGCGCCGAGGCCAAAAAGCTCGAGGAAACGATTCAGATTCGGCAGATCGAACTGGAATCGGTGCAGTCGCAATTGCGTAAAACCCAGCCCGGATCGGGGGAGTTTGTGAAACTGCAGCAGCAGTTTCTGAAGCTCAATGGCGAGCTGCAGCAAATGGTGGCCCGAGAGCGCGGCAACCTCCAAATGCAAGAGGCCAAAGTACTGCTGGGAGTCTTTCGCGAAGTCGACGACGTCGTCAAAAAACTGGCGAAGGAGCGGGGCTACAAACTGGTCATTCGCCAGCAAAGCACCAGCTTCGACGACGAGCAGCCTCTTCCTGAAATCATGAAAACGCTCAACCGGATCGTCTTCTTCGAAGAGGGGATCGACATCACCGACGATGTGCTGGCAGCCTGCGCCAAAAAACCGGTGCAGCCTTAA
- a CDS encoding helicase C-terminal domain-containing protein encodes MLPEEILGPAGRIAARLPGYEHRPQQLDLSGGIAKALAAGRHLVAEAGTGVGKSFAYLVPAILHATSDQAENAQASEGDEEGPRKRIVISTHTISLQEQLLAKDLPLLRSVIPREFTAVLVKGRGNYVSLRRLQYAAERARTLFSTEEEFEQVRDLVAWSKETGGGSLSDMTIKPKSTVWDEVASDSGNCLGRNCPTYSECFYYRARRRVHHAQILVVNHALFFSDLALRRVGASILPDYDAAILDEAHTIEQVAGDHLGLSITSGQIQYLLSRLYNDRTNKGLLVSRKLTTAQQLVMQCYLRADDFFHDCATLAQQRDHKNGRIREPDQVDNLLSPSLLKLSREVRRCGEQIDDESERQNFLSAADRLQLISGEISHWISQDTAGSVYWISQQASRAGKPRVELSAAPIDVGPALREHLFEKTRSVILTSATLATGKGSFDYYKSRIGLTQSDAIRVGSPFNYREQAQLILVSGLPDPGSEKDKFEVAAAEQMKRYIERTDGHAFVLFTSYAHLERTASLLTRFLAENNLALYSQAGHEPRTQMLARFKENPRGVLLGTDSFWQGVDVPGDALQNVIIPKLPFSVPDQPLLEARLEAIRESGGNPFRDYQLPEAVIKLRQGFGRLIRSSRDSGMVVILDPRMQTKAYGRTFLESLPECELIHERA; translated from the coding sequence ATGCTTCCTGAAGAGATCCTTGGACCAGCCGGCCGAATCGCCGCCAGACTTCCAGGCTACGAACACCGACCTCAGCAGCTCGACCTGTCGGGCGGCATTGCGAAGGCCTTGGCGGCTGGCCGTCATTTGGTGGCAGAAGCAGGGACCGGTGTTGGTAAGAGTTTTGCCTATCTTGTCCCAGCCATTTTGCACGCCACTTCCGATCAGGCTGAAAATGCGCAGGCTAGCGAAGGGGATGAAGAAGGGCCTCGCAAACGGATCGTCATCTCAACCCACACCATCAGTTTGCAAGAACAGCTGCTGGCCAAGGATCTGCCTCTGCTGCGGAGTGTGATTCCGCGCGAGTTCACCGCCGTGCTGGTGAAAGGGCGTGGCAACTATGTCAGCCTCCGCCGCCTGCAATATGCGGCCGAGCGCGCCCGAACCCTCTTCAGCACCGAGGAAGAATTCGAGCAAGTGCGCGACCTTGTTGCCTGGTCGAAAGAGACCGGTGGCGGCTCGCTGAGCGACATGACGATCAAGCCCAAGAGCACCGTGTGGGATGAAGTGGCGAGCGACAGCGGCAACTGTCTGGGACGCAACTGCCCCACCTATAGCGAGTGCTTTTACTACCGCGCGCGGCGCCGCGTGCATCACGCGCAGATCTTAGTGGTCAACCACGCGCTGTTCTTCAGCGATCTGGCGCTTCGCCGCGTCGGCGCAAGCATTCTGCCCGACTACGACGCTGCGATCCTCGACGAGGCCCACACCATCGAGCAAGTGGCTGGCGATCACCTGGGGCTCTCGATCACCAGCGGGCAGATTCAATACCTGCTCAGCCGACTTTACAACGATCGTACGAACAAGGGTTTGCTTGTCTCGCGGAAACTCACCACCGCTCAGCAGCTGGTGATGCAGTGCTATCTTCGCGCGGATGACTTTTTTCACGACTGCGCGACACTGGCTCAGCAGCGCGACCACAAAAACGGACGAATTCGCGAGCCCGATCAAGTCGACAACTTGCTAAGCCCCTCGCTTCTGAAACTTTCGCGCGAAGTGCGCCGCTGTGGCGAGCAAATCGACGATGAATCCGAACGTCAAAATTTTCTTTCTGCCGCCGATCGTTTACAGCTGATTTCCGGCGAAATTTCGCACTGGATTTCGCAAGACACGGCAGGAAGCGTCTACTGGATTTCGCAGCAAGCGTCGCGCGCCGGTAAGCCGCGCGTCGAACTCTCCGCTGCGCCGATCGATGTCGGGCCGGCACTCCGCGAGCACCTGTTCGAGAAAACTCGCAGCGTGATCCTCACGTCGGCCACACTTGCCACCGGCAAAGGGTCGTTCGACTACTACAAATCGCGCATCGGTCTGACGCAATCCGACGCCATCCGCGTCGGGAGCCCGTTCAACTATCGCGAGCAAGCGCAGCTGATTCTCGTCAGCGGACTCCCCGACCCTGGTAGCGAAAAAGATAAGTTTGAAGTCGCTGCCGCCGAGCAGATGAAACGCTACATCGAGCGGACCGATGGTCACGCGTTTGTCCTGTTCACCAGCTACGCCCATCTCGAGCGCACAGCCTCGCTGTTGACCCGTTTTCTCGCTGAAAACAACCTCGCCCTCTACAGCCAGGCAGGCCACGAGCCACGGACTCAAATGCTCGCTCGGTTCAAAGAAAATCCACGCGGCGTGCTGCTGGGAACCGACAGTTTTTGGCAAGGGGTCGATGTTCCCGGCGATGCGCTCCAAAACGTCATTATTCCCAAACTCCCCTTTAGCGTTCCCGATCAGCCGCTGCTCGAAGCCCGCCTGGAAGCGATTCGCGAATCGGGGGGTAATCCGTTCCGGGATTACCAACTGCCTGAAGCGGTGATAAAACTGCGGCAAGGTTTCGGTCGGCTGATTCGGAGTTCGCGCGATTCGGGGATGGTGGTGATTCTCGATCCCCGCATGCAAACGAAGGCTTATGGTCGTACGTTCCTCGAATCGCTCCCCGAATGTGAATTGATTCACGAGCGCGCCTAG
- a CDS encoding YIP1 family protein: MTIEFSCFDCGQLVKTPASAAGKKGRCPHCGTIVQIPAEAPKPAPPPPPPPPPAPPAAAVAIEFPCPKCNGLVRTPLSAAGKKGRCPHCTTVVQIPGTSPAALAPTTAAPSAAAKKPVPEPVAAKPTPPPPAKPKFDDELTLADDPDHPITTPAPKPAPKPTPDPAKGVKPAAAKPATQPAAAQPSAKPAAPAKPSGAKPTAPAAASSTKPTVKPAAASGAKPAATTPAATKPVAKPTTPGKPAAGGKTIPVAKPIAAPGAKAQQPTNEQFDDLLPLEEEESLEDLPVLETNDLGGLTPLTDLGPIPGTGLPAIGAPMLPGASTGGTLFAAMPLAAGQATPFGTDPADAGFLLASDPTLGLPALPPNPYASPGVSLPSASPGLGSSFVSGPRERTGLPWDIEVSAAAYWQTAKMLVFSPSQGFAVMHRTGGVSGPLGYALIGLMIGPLGALLLIYLFMMLVLLVSTGNFEAMVGLTLIFAIYGISTSAGMMVSGCIGLLVGAGISHLCLMLVGGATRPYETTFRVLAYTNGSVALIGFIPFIGAIIQIVLTIVLLINGYASAHGISAGRAALAVFLPLIVLGGCIFVGIMMLTGLVAASGPNPSSF, encoded by the coding sequence ATGACGATCGAATTCTCGTGCTTCGATTGCGGACAACTCGTCAAAACTCCCGCTTCGGCGGCGGGTAAGAAGGGTCGTTGTCCCCATTGCGGCACCATCGTTCAGATACCGGCTGAAGCTCCCAAGCCAGCCCCTCCTCCTCCGCCGCCACCTCCACCAGCCCCACCCGCAGCAGCCGTGGCGATTGAGTTTCCCTGCCCCAAGTGCAACGGACTGGTGCGGACTCCGCTGTCAGCTGCGGGCAAAAAGGGACGCTGCCCCCACTGCACCACAGTGGTGCAGATTCCGGGGACTTCTCCAGCAGCGCTAGCTCCCACCACAGCAGCTCCTTCAGCTGCGGCTAAAAAGCCGGTGCCAGAGCCCGTGGCTGCGAAGCCGACACCACCGCCACCTGCCAAACCGAAGTTCGACGACGAACTCACGCTGGCCGACGATCCCGATCATCCGATTACGACCCCAGCCCCCAAGCCAGCCCCTAAGCCGACTCCCGACCCAGCCAAGGGGGTTAAGCCAGCCGCTGCTAAACCGGCCACGCAGCCAGCTGCAGCGCAGCCGTCGGCCAAGCCTGCTGCGCCCGCCAAGCCATCAGGGGCTAAGCCGACAGCACCTGCTGCTGCGTCTTCAACCAAACCGACCGTGAAGCCCGCAGCTGCCAGTGGTGCGAAACCGGCGGCCACCACCCCGGCAGCGACGAAGCCGGTCGCTAAACCAACCACCCCTGGCAAACCTGCTGCGGGGGGCAAAACGATTCCGGTCGCCAAACCGATCGCCGCGCCGGGAGCGAAGGCCCAACAGCCGACCAACGAACAGTTCGACGATCTGCTTCCACTGGAAGAAGAAGAATCGCTCGAGGATCTTCCTGTTCTCGAAACCAACGACCTCGGTGGGCTAACACCGCTCACCGATCTGGGGCCGATCCCTGGCACAGGACTCCCGGCTATCGGCGCGCCGATGCTCCCCGGAGCGAGCACCGGTGGCACCCTGTTCGCCGCGATGCCCCTGGCCGCTGGACAAGCCACGCCGTTTGGCACCGACCCAGCCGACGCAGGTTTTCTGCTGGCGAGCGATCCGACCCTTGGCTTACCCGCCTTGCCCCCCAATCCCTATGCGTCACCCGGGGTCAGTTTGCCATCCGCGAGCCCGGGGCTTGGTTCATCGTTTGTCAGTGGCCCCCGAGAACGGACGGGACTTCCGTGGGATATCGAAGTCTCCGCCGCTGCCTACTGGCAAACAGCCAAGATGCTGGTCTTCAGCCCATCGCAAGGTTTTGCCGTCATGCACCGGACGGGTGGCGTGAGTGGTCCGCTGGGCTACGCGCTCATCGGACTCATGATCGGCCCGCTGGGCGCCCTCTTGTTGATCTATCTCTTTATGATGCTGGTGCTCCTTGTCTCCACCGGCAACTTTGAAGCGATGGTGGGGCTCACGCTCATCTTTGCAATCTACGGAATATCGACCTCCGCGGGGATGATGGTGAGTGGCTGTATTGGGCTCCTTGTCGGGGCTGGAATCTCGCACCTCTGCTTGATGCTGGTCGGTGGCGCGACGCGCCCCTACGAAACCACGTTTCGCGTGCTGGCTTACACCAACGGCTCGGTGGCGCTCATCGGATTCATTCCGTTCATTGGTGCCATCATCCAAATCGTTTTGACGATTGTGCTGCTGATTAATGGCTACGCCTCGGCACACGGCATCAGCGCGGGACGAGCGGCGCTCGCTGTCTTTTTGCCTTTGATCGTACTGGGAGGATGTATCTTCGTCGGCATTATGATGCTGACAGGTCTCGTCGCCGCATCGGGACCAAACCCCTCCTCGTTTTAA
- a CDS encoding YIP1 family protein — MAIEFRCDQCGQLLRVPDNTAGKSARCPKCQAMMTIPAQSPPGGAGPATGPATPPAAPVSQFPSTPTGPVDQPAPLPTLGAPTSSSPFGSPPAGGSLFEGAPLSPPPKPAGNPFGEGGMGSPPGANPFGQPSEANPYASPLSIYTPQSGQQGLPWEVKGQNFGTWMETTKLFISDSARAFTIMHPRGGIGGPMVFALLGMSIGAAGGLFWNLVMLLGLGIVAGANGQGDAAAPLAIQAVTQVGASIIGTLLGATLGLLFQSAIIHVCCMVVGGGKTGFDATFRVLAYSNGALAFLQWIPIAGALVLAIWVLVLVIVGLAKVHEMHVGKTILAVFLPVIVCCVVTLGIVALAGGAGVLMNAR, encoded by the coding sequence ATGGCTATTGAATTTCGTTGCGATCAGTGTGGTCAATTGCTGCGCGTTCCGGATAACACAGCAGGCAAAAGCGCCCGCTGTCCGAAATGCCAAGCGATGATGACGATTCCCGCGCAGTCGCCTCCAGGCGGTGCTGGCCCAGCAACCGGTCCGGCAACTCCCCCTGCTGCACCTGTTTCGCAGTTTCCAAGCACACCCACTGGCCCCGTCGACCAGCCGGCACCACTCCCCACGCTCGGAGCCCCCACGAGTTCCAGCCCGTTTGGTTCACCACCAGCAGGCGGCTCGCTCTTTGAAGGGGCTCCCCTCAGCCCACCCCCGAAGCCAGCCGGCAATCCTTTTGGCGAGGGAGGTATGGGGTCACCTCCGGGTGCCAACCCGTTTGGCCAACCGTCCGAAGCCAACCCTTATGCTTCACCACTGAGCATCTACACTCCGCAATCAGGCCAGCAAGGTCTTCCGTGGGAAGTAAAGGGGCAAAACTTCGGCACCTGGATGGAGACCACAAAGCTGTTCATCTCGGATTCAGCCCGGGCTTTCACCATCATGCATCCACGTGGTGGGATCGGTGGCCCGATGGTGTTTGCCCTGCTGGGGATGTCTATCGGTGCCGCTGGTGGTTTGTTTTGGAACTTAGTGATGCTTCTGGGCCTCGGGATTGTTGCAGGAGCCAATGGCCAAGGCGATGCAGCAGCCCCCCTGGCCATTCAAGCCGTCACCCAAGTGGGCGCTAGCATCATCGGCACGCTGCTGGGAGCCACGCTCGGGCTTTTGTTCCAGTCGGCCATTATTCACGTATGCTGCATGGTCGTGGGTGGTGGAAAAACGGGTTTCGATGCCACATTTCGCGTCTTGGCCTACTCCAACGGCGCTCTCGCGTTCCTGCAATGGATTCCGATCGCGGGTGCCTTAGTTCTCGCGATTTGGGTGCTCGTTCTGGTGATCGTTGGCCTGGCCAAAGTGCACGAAATGCATGTCGGCAAAACGATCCTGGCGGTATTCCTCCCCGTGATCGTCTGCTGTGTTGTCACCCTGGGCATTGTGGCGCTCGCCGGTGGAGCAGGCGTGCTGATGAACGCACGCTAA
- a CDS encoding YIP1 family protein, protein MNSSPAGENPFASPQPLRASEIASEERATHPFADSPETPADITIEAIPPGLPWNHRLGLFSWLKTAERLFFTPRKAMESYRPATSPWGAYGFLAIGLLLSLGLTAAICYLVYHLEFGSSSQPQDQISELLAASDKQLLISTLQSMAAITLLLVLVIIPLRVLLTHGLLKLMGTCRFSMTRTAEAIFLSLGAAQLVSWTTKPLRYVLPIMKLEELSLLLSGVAAGLLLWQFYREIVGLAVVQRISMRRSLVVNLLVQIIIGLAIFVVALGYMTYIDLQRISAASETFNPSAAQRP, encoded by the coding sequence ATGAATTCGAGTCCCGCTGGAGAGAATCCCTTTGCCTCCCCGCAGCCGCTGCGCGCCAGCGAGATTGCCAGCGAAGAGCGGGCGACTCATCCCTTTGCCGATAGCCCCGAGACCCCGGCGGATATCACCATCGAGGCGATTCCACCCGGCTTGCCGTGGAACCATCGGCTGGGGCTCTTTAGCTGGCTGAAGACCGCCGAGAGGCTGTTCTTCACGCCGCGCAAGGCGATGGAGTCCTATCGCCCAGCCACCTCGCCATGGGGTGCCTATGGCTTTCTTGCTATTGGCCTCCTCCTCTCGCTCGGACTCACAGCGGCCATCTGCTACCTCGTTTACCACCTGGAATTTGGTTCCTCTTCTCAGCCCCAAGACCAAATCTCTGAACTTCTCGCAGCCTCTGACAAACAACTGCTCATCAGCACCCTGCAGTCGATGGCTGCGATCACCCTGCTGTTGGTGCTCGTGATCATTCCGCTGCGCGTGCTGTTAACGCACGGGCTCTTAAAACTGATGGGAACCTGCCGCTTCAGCATGACACGCACGGCGGAAGCGATTTTCCTTTCGCTCGGCGCAGCCCAGCTCGTGAGTTGGACCACGAAACCCTTACGGTATGTCCTACCGATCATGAAACTCGAGGAGCTCTCACTCCTGCTGAGCGGAGTGGCGGCCGGGCTCTTGCTCTGGCAGTTCTACCGCGAGATTGTCGGTCTAGCGGTGGTGCAGCGAATCTCGATGCGACGCAGTTTGGTCGTCAATCTGCTGGTGCAAATCATTATCGGCCTCGCGATCTTCGTGGTGGCTTTAGGGTACATGACCTACATCGATCTGCAGCGCATCTCGGCAGCCTCCGAGACCTTCAATCCATCAGCAGCCCAGCGCCCTTGA
- a CDS encoding DegT/DnrJ/EryC1/StrS family aminotransferase, translating into MKSRTASPTLTPPAPATATIPTPPIAPVTPATPATTGPALTGKVPLLDVNRNNAPIRDEIVAAVTKVIDSGRFLFGPEVTEFENNVAKLSGTKHAIGCASGSDALLLALQALSIGEGDEVILPSFTFFATASAAWRLGAEPVFVDIDHDSFNIDPARIEEAITPRTRAIIPVHLFGQCADMQPILDLAKRKNLWVIEDAAQAIGASYGDRPAGSMGIAGCLSFYPTKNLGGLGDGGMLTTNDATVAERLRLFAAHGMNPRYYHRVVGINSRLDTIQAAALGVKLTRLAQWTSDRATHAARYDDLLKEAGLDQHLELPKQTVPGTHVWNQYTVRVKGQRRDSLKAGLAAAGVGSEVYYPVPLHQQECFASLRYASGSLPETEAAAREVLSLPVFPEMTIDEQFTVVSHLARLLQRPARHAA; encoded by the coding sequence ATGAAGAGTCGTACTGCTTCGCCCACGCTCACTCCACCCGCTCCTGCCACCGCCACGATCCCCACGCCGCCGATCGCGCCGGTGACTCCTGCTACGCCAGCAACCACCGGGCCCGCGCTCACTGGCAAAGTGCCGCTGCTGGACGTGAATCGCAACAACGCGCCGATTCGCGACGAAATTGTGGCCGCTGTCACTAAAGTGATCGACAGCGGGCGGTTTCTCTTCGGTCCTGAAGTGACCGAGTTCGAAAACAACGTCGCCAAGCTGAGTGGCACCAAGCATGCCATCGGCTGTGCCTCGGGAAGCGACGCGCTGCTGCTTGCGCTGCAAGCACTCAGCATCGGCGAAGGGGACGAAGTGATCCTGCCGAGCTTCACCTTTTTTGCTACCGCCTCAGCCGCCTGGCGACTCGGGGCCGAACCGGTCTTCGTCGACATCGATCACGACAGCTTCAACATCGATCCGGCCCGTATCGAAGAAGCGATCACGCCCCGCACGCGAGCTATCATTCCTGTGCATCTGTTCGGCCAGTGCGCCGACATGCAGCCGATTCTCGACCTTGCGAAACGCAAGAACCTGTGGGTCATCGAAGATGCCGCGCAGGCGATTGGTGCGTCGTACGGCGACAGGCCAGCAGGCTCGATGGGCATTGCAGGTTGCTTGAGTTTCTACCCGACTAAAAACCTGGGTGGGCTCGGCGATGGTGGGATGCTCACGACCAACGATGCGACGGTCGCCGAGCGTTTGCGCTTGTTTGCCGCCCACGGCATGAACCCGCGCTACTATCATCGCGTGGTGGGGATCAACAGCCGACTCGATACGATTCAAGCCGCCGCGCTAGGGGTCAAGCTGACCCGCCTCGCGCAGTGGACAAGCGATCGCGCCACGCATGCCGCACGCTACGACGATCTGCTGAAGGAAGCCGGTCTCGATCAGCATCTCGAGCTCCCCAAGCAAACGGTTCCCGGCACCCATGTGTGGAATCAATACACGGTTCGTGTGAAGGGCCAGCGTCGCGACTCGCTAAAGGCTGGCCTGGCCGCCGCCGGTGTCGGTAGCGAAGTTTACTATCCCGTGCCACTCCATCAGCAAGAGTGCTTTGCGTCGCTCCGCTACGCCTCCGGAAGTTTGCCAGAGACCGAAGCCGCTGCTCGCGAAGTCTTGTCGCTCCCCGTCTTCCCCGAGATGACGATCGACGAGCAATTCACCGTCGTTTCGCACCTTGCGCGATTGCTGCAGCGACCTGCCCGCCACGCCGCTTAA
- a CDS encoding TIGR00730 family Rossman fold protein, protein MSPSAADDSKSNQQGDSDETLDPAESKITSDDLFRTTSSELVDPEPTREPLSRRRRWQVEDLVDQIKQTADKLAADGRELGDLKILSRTLRELRYALKVFGPYRSRRKATVFGSARTKPDEPAYQQAVAFGKAIAASDWMVVTGAAFGIMEAGHVGAGRENSMGLGIMLPFEQSANPIIDGDEKLVMMKYFFTRKLMLVKECDAVVCLPGGFGTLDEAMEVITLLQTGKRDIVPVVLLDPPGGTYWKSLERFMHDELLKLKLISPDDFYLFKVTDNCQEAIDEVLGFFRVYHSMRYVGDKLVLRLQQPLSDEKLAEIRRDFAGIVESGTFEQQGALPAEQDDTSIAHLTRLVFQFDRHQQGRLRRLIDVINGREKGLEARD, encoded by the coding sequence ATGAGTCCCTCGGCTGCGGATGATTCGAAGAGCAATCAGCAGGGCGATTCGGACGAGACGCTCGATCCGGCCGAATCGAAAATCACGAGCGACGATCTGTTCCGCACCACGTCGAGCGAACTGGTTGATCCCGAGCCGACGCGCGAGCCGCTTTCGCGCCGCCGCCGCTGGCAGGTCGAAGACCTCGTCGATCAGATCAAGCAAACAGCCGACAAATTGGCGGCCGATGGTCGTGAGCTCGGGGATCTAAAAATCCTCAGCCGCACGCTTCGCGAGCTGCGCTATGCCCTGAAGGTGTTTGGGCCCTATCGCAGCCGCCGCAAAGCGACCGTCTTCGGCTCGGCTCGCACCAAGCCCGACGAACCTGCCTATCAGCAAGCTGTGGCGTTTGGAAAAGCAATCGCTGCGAGCGACTGGATGGTGGTGACCGGCGCGGCGTTCGGCATCATGGAAGCAGGGCATGTTGGCGCGGGCCGCGAAAACTCGATGGGCCTCGGGATCATGCTGCCGTTCGAGCAGTCGGCCAATCCGATCATCGATGGCGACGAAAAGCTGGTGATGATGAAATACTTCTTCACCCGCAAATTGATGCTGGTGAAGGAGTGCGACGCTGTGGTCTGCTTGCCCGGTGGTTTCGGCACGCTCGACGAAGCGATGGAAGTGATCACGCTGCTGCAAACCGGCAAACGCGATATCGTGCCGGTGGTGCTGCTCGATCCACCTGGCGGCACCTACTGGAAGTCTCTCGAGCGGTTCATGCACGACGAGCTGCTGAAGCTCAAACTCATCTCGCCCGATGATTTTTACCTCTTCAAAGTTACCGACAATTGCCAGGAAGCGATCGACGAAGTGCTCGGCTTCTTTCGGGTGTATCACAGCATGCGCTATGTCGGCGATAAGCTAGTCTTGCGACTTCAGCAGCCACTTTCGGACGAGAAACTGGCCGAGATTCGTCGCGACTTCGCGGGGATCGTCGAAAGTGGGACGTTCGAGCAGCAAGGGGCACTCCCGGCCGAACAAGACGACACTTCCATCGCCCATCTCACACGGCTCGTCTTTCAATTCGACCGGCACCAGCAAGGCCGTCTGCGTCGGCTGATTGATGTGATTAATGGAAGGGAAAAGGGGCTAGAGGCTAGGGACTAG